One window of the Labilibaculum sp. genome contains the following:
- a CDS encoding L,D-transpeptidase, producing MINDESNFKGELNTYFGKKRMLIKFIFWLLMPIFLWFIILFVLIGVPYLENRSFIFEKALSAIQESENNSKFKKELQSGIAQVQKKMDRLTPGGAYLIVNTSDNTFSLYRNKALVREGLCSTGSHIKLEADDNKNWIFQTPKGVFSIQGKITSPVWRKPDWAFVEEGLPIPGPNSSSRFEYGVLGDYALSLGKGYLIHGTLYKRFLGQPVTHGCIRMNDDDLKTVYQFLPIGAKVFIY from the coding sequence ATGATAAATGATGAAAGCAATTTTAAAGGAGAATTGAATACTTACTTTGGTAAAAAAAGGATGTTGATCAAGTTTATTTTTTGGCTGCTAATGCCGATTTTTCTTTGGTTTATTATTCTGTTTGTTTTAATTGGAGTGCCTTATTTGGAAAACAGATCTTTCATTTTTGAGAAGGCTCTAAGTGCAATTCAGGAGAGTGAGAATAATAGTAAGTTCAAGAAAGAATTGCAGTCAGGAATCGCCCAAGTACAAAAAAAGATGGATCGACTAACTCCCGGAGGAGCTTATTTAATTGTAAATACCTCTGATAATACTTTTTCTCTTTACCGGAATAAAGCTCTTGTTCGGGAAGGTTTGTGTTCTACCGGCAGTCATATTAAACTCGAGGCAGACGATAACAAAAACTGGATATTTCAAACTCCCAAGGGTGTATTTTCCATTCAAGGGAAAATCACATCACCCGTTTGGCGAAAACCCGATTGGGCCTTTGTTGAGGAGGGTTTACCAATTCCTGGCCCCAATTCTTCATCTCGCTTTGAGTATGGTGTTTTGGGAGACTATGCTCTCAGCCTAGGTAAGGGATATTTGATTCATGGTACACTCTATAAAAGATTTTTAGGACAGCCAGTTACTCATGGATGTATTCGAATGAACGATGATGATTTAAAGACTGTTTATCAATTTTTGCCAATTGGGGCAAAGGTTTTTATCTACTAA
- a CDS encoding L,D-transpeptidase family protein: MGKRKNKPFVRFVIAMAGLLFVLGTALIWLKPESPQNELKLAREALYSAQKAGAEEYAKPFYKEAKQFYDSAMNSWSAQNERLFLRRDYEQVLSFINLTIEKATKAEQNSLQRIKNTNVIVRCGIDDLEKKVKLYNRIYKKMPLSMGIRKSHNLGVMKLSEAKIANDSGRYNEAFVSYKEAADLLNSSNNKAEQILKAWFSYYPNWEKMGADAIRLSRGGHKIIVVDKIAHQCFVYQNGKSIKAFNADLGVNWMGDKRHKGDKATPEGIYRVMQKKEGSCTKFHRALLINYPNDEDKQRFDSEKKKGTLSFRIHIGNLIEIHGLGGKGIDWTDGCIALNNEDMDVLFRLIDNGISVIIVGSLKPLNEIYEIN, encoded by the coding sequence ATGGGTAAAAGGAAGAACAAGCCTTTTGTTCGGTTTGTTATTGCGATGGCTGGCTTATTGTTTGTTTTAGGCACAGCGCTTATTTGGTTGAAGCCGGAGTCTCCTCAAAATGAATTGAAACTGGCCAGAGAGGCACTTTATTCAGCTCAAAAAGCTGGTGCTGAGGAGTACGCAAAACCTTTTTATAAAGAGGCAAAACAGTTTTACGATTCAGCCATGAATTCATGGTCTGCACAGAATGAGCGATTATTTCTGCGAAGAGACTATGAGCAGGTATTGAGTTTTATTAATTTAACAATAGAAAAAGCGACCAAGGCAGAACAGAATTCGTTGCAGCGGATTAAAAATACAAATGTTATTGTCAGATGCGGGATTGATGACTTGGAGAAAAAAGTGAAACTTTACAATCGGATTTATAAGAAGATGCCTTTATCTATGGGCATAAGAAAATCTCACAATTTAGGTGTGATGAAACTTAGCGAGGCGAAAATCGCTAATGATAGTGGTCGGTACAATGAAGCCTTCGTAAGTTATAAAGAAGCCGCCGATTTGCTAAATTCTTCCAATAATAAAGCAGAACAGATTTTGAAAGCATGGTTTTCATATTATCCAAACTGGGAAAAAATGGGAGCCGATGCTATACGCTTATCTAGGGGAGGACATAAAATTATTGTGGTTGATAAGATAGCACATCAGTGCTTTGTTTATCAGAATGGAAAATCGATTAAAGCTTTTAATGCAGACTTGGGTGTGAATTGGATGGGAGATAAGCGACACAAGGGTGATAAAGCTACTCCCGAGGGAATTTACAGGGTTATGCAAAAGAAAGAAGGTTCATGTACAAAATTTCATAGGGCACTTTTAATAAATTATCCCAATGATGAAGATAAACAACGATTTGATTCAGAGAAGAAAAAGGGCACTCTGTCTTTTCGAATTCATATTGGGAATTTAATTGAAATACATGGTCTTGGGGGAAAGGGAATTGATTGGACAGATGGTTGTATTGCCTTAAATAATGAAGATATGGATGTTCTGTTTCGTCTTATAGATAATGGGATATCAGTAATTATTGTTGGGTCGTTAAAGCCTTTAAACGAGATTTACGAAATAAATTAA
- a CDS encoding RNA polymerase sigma factor gives MQRENHNNTSDEELIHMIIHENKTSLFELLYLRYFNKVMDKCYSFIKDKQQAEDFANDILSKAYEKLSGFRGNSSFSSWLYSITYNYSIDYLRLKKKLHYPNWNKRNEIPDIIDESETDPEDFNYENLLAILEMIHPEEKALLLMKYQDNLSGKLIGQTLRITEDAVKMRLKRARTRVIYLYKKSYPKD, from the coding sequence ATGCAGAGAGAAAACCACAACAACACCAGCGACGAAGAACTTATTCACATGATCATACATGAGAATAAAACAAGCCTTTTTGAACTCCTGTATCTTCGCTACTTCAATAAAGTAATGGACAAATGCTACAGTTTCATCAAAGACAAACAACAAGCTGAAGATTTTGCCAATGATATTTTGTCTAAAGCCTACGAGAAACTGTCTGGCTTTAGAGGGAATTCGTCCTTTTCATCGTGGCTGTATTCCATTACCTATAATTACTCTATTGACTACCTGAGGCTAAAGAAGAAACTACATTACCCGAACTGGAACAAACGAAATGAAATACCAGATATTATAGATGAATCTGAAACAGACCCGGAAGATTTTAATTACGAAAATCTGTTGGCAATTTTGGAGATGATTCATCCGGAAGAAAAAGCCTTGCTGTTAATGAAATATCAGGACAATCTTTCCGGAAAACTAATTGGACAAACTCTGAGAATAACCGAAGATGCAGTAAAAATGAGACTTAAACGAGCAAGAACAAGAGTTATCTATCTTTATAAAAAATCATATCCCAAAGATTAA
- a CDS encoding amino acid permease, whose product MPATTSTKKFGTAPVFFTAISTILGAILFLRFGFAVGSLGFWGVILIILLGHLVTIPTAMAISELATNKRVEGGGEYFIISRSFGLNIGATIGIALFFSQAISVAFYVIAFTEAFEPLFNLAFSTYGYLLPRQIVSVPAMLFLSILILKKGANLGVKALYFVVAVLMISLVLFFFGSTDHALVSDFSLMNAEFRNADQFFIVFAIIFPAFTGMTAGVGLSGDLKNPSKSIPVGTTSATLLGMIVYFFVVYKLAFSVSSADLMENQLIMAKIAIGGSLVIPLGLAASTISSALGSVMVAPRTLQALSADRSFPSKKVNRWLAKGRKSDNEPINASLITCVIAMVFVVLGDVNAVAQIISMFFMVTYGSLCLISFLNHFGSSPSYRPSFKSKWVFSLIGFVTSVWVMFKISFLYAFAAVAVMSLIYLFINRYHRNRNGIESIFLNALYQLNRNMQVFLQKTGKGKAREWRPSAICISKESFERDTAFKLLNWISYKYGFGTYLHRIEGYYSKATYLQSKVELERLIKSFDKIENHVYVDTIISPSYTSAIAQAIQLPGVAGMENNMVIFEYDKGNPDRLDLIIDNYSLARAGNFDFCILGSSPRKLDFTSNIHVWIKSSDTDNANLMILLSFIIAGHSDWKKADIKIFNICKKDQADETRKQLDDLVVSGRLPITTSNIEIIHEQENVSSKEVINQRSADAGITIIGFRGESLKHEKAELFKGYDQLGNILFINANSRKLIE is encoded by the coding sequence ATGCCCGCAACTACTTCTACTAAAAAATTTGGGACAGCACCAGTCTTTTTTACAGCAATCTCTACCATTTTAGGCGCAATTTTATTTCTCCGCTTTGGCTTTGCGGTCGGAAGTTTGGGGTTTTGGGGAGTAATTTTAATTATTCTTTTAGGGCATTTGGTTACGATACCAACGGCTATGGCTATTTCAGAGTTGGCTACAAATAAACGTGTTGAAGGTGGTGGAGAGTATTTTATTATTTCACGTTCGTTTGGTTTAAATATTGGTGCGACCATTGGCATTGCCTTGTTCTTTTCTCAGGCAATAAGTGTTGCTTTTTATGTAATTGCTTTCACTGAGGCTTTCGAACCATTATTTAATCTGGCTTTTAGCACCTACGGATATCTGCTTCCACGACAGATAGTTAGTGTTCCGGCAATGCTGTTTTTATCAATATTGATTCTAAAAAAAGGAGCCAACCTGGGAGTAAAGGCTTTGTACTTTGTAGTTGCTGTTTTAATGATTTCGCTCGTACTATTTTTCTTTGGTTCAACAGATCATGCATTGGTTTCAGACTTTAGTTTAATGAATGCGGAATTTAGAAATGCGGATCAGTTTTTTATTGTTTTTGCGATTATATTTCCTGCTTTTACTGGAATGACGGCAGGTGTTGGATTGTCGGGAGATCTGAAAAATCCGTCTAAATCAATTCCTGTTGGCACTACTTCGGCAACCTTGCTGGGAATGATTGTTTACTTTTTTGTAGTTTACAAGCTGGCCTTTTCGGTAAGTAGTGCCGATTTGATGGAAAATCAGCTAATAATGGCAAAAATTGCCATTGGAGGAAGCCTGGTGATTCCTTTAGGTCTTGCGGCTTCAACAATTTCATCAGCACTGGGCTCAGTAATGGTTGCTCCACGAACGCTTCAAGCACTATCGGCCGATCGTTCTTTCCCCTCTAAAAAGGTAAACAGATGGTTGGCAAAAGGTCGGAAATCAGATAATGAACCTATAAATGCATCATTAATTACATGCGTAATTGCAATGGTATTTGTTGTTTTGGGTGATGTGAATGCAGTTGCTCAAATTATTTCTATGTTTTTTATGGTAACCTATGGATCATTGTGTTTGATATCTTTTTTAAATCATTTTGGATCATCGCCAAGTTATCGCCCTTCTTTTAAATCAAAGTGGGTATTCTCTCTGATAGGATTTGTAACATCGGTTTGGGTGATGTTCAAGATTAGCTTTTTATATGCTTTTGCCGCCGTAGCGGTAATGTCACTAATTTATTTGTTCATTAACCGATATCATAGAAACAGGAATGGAATTGAGTCAATCTTTCTAAATGCTCTTTATCAGCTAAACAGAAACATGCAGGTATTTTTGCAGAAAACAGGAAAAGGAAAAGCCCGGGAATGGAGACCAAGTGCTATTTGTATCTCAAAAGAATCTTTTGAGAGAGATACTGCTTTTAAGCTTTTGAACTGGATCTCCTACAAATATGGATTTGGAACGTATTTGCATCGAATCGAGGGCTACTACTCAAAGGCTACCTACCTGCAGTCAAAGGTAGAATTGGAACGATTAATTAAAAGTTTTGATAAAATAGAGAATCACGTTTATGTTGATACAATCATATCTCCATCTTATACTTCCGCTATTGCACAAGCAATTCAGCTTCCGGGTGTTGCCGGAATGGAAAATAATATGGTGATATTCGAGTATGACAAGGGAAACCCTGATCGCTTGGATTTAATCATTGATAATTATTCATTGGCACGCGCAGGTAATTTTGATTTCTGTATTTTGGGAAGTTCGCCTCGAAAATTAGATTTCACAAGCAATATCCATGTTTGGATTAAATCTTCGGATACCGACAATGCGAATCTGATGATTCTGCTTAGTTTTATTATTGCGGGTCATTCCGATTGGAAAAAGGCGGACATTAAGATATTTAATATCTGTAAAAAAGATCAGGCCGATGAAACCAGAAAGCAATTGGATGATTTGGTTGTTTCGGGCCGACTGCCTATTACAACCTCTAATATTGAAATTATCCATGAACAGGAAAATGTATCGTCAAAAGAAGTTATTAATCAGCGTTCGGCCGATGCAGGCATAACAATAATCGGTTTTAGAGGTGAATCGCTTAAGCACGAGAAGGCTGAACTTTTTAAGGGCTACGATCAACTTGGGAATATTCTTTTTATCAACGCAAATAGTAGAAAGCTTATTGAGTAG
- a CDS encoding oxidoreductase, giving the protein MKEKIVLITGASSGIGKASALLFIDKGYSVYATAPSTIAMTDLEEKGAKILQLDVTNSENCRQVVNRIYKESKHIDILVNNAGFGLYGAIEDVPLADAREQFEVNLFGLAQLTQMILPKMRANREGRIINISSILGRMTLPMGGWYHASKYALEGISDCLRQEVKSFGIKVILINPGAIESDWANIALSKASKNSKNTNYRAMTIQLENLLLKSKKIQVKAEKVAEVIVKASLSKNPKIRYIVPTHAKLICFLRQLISEKSFDYFKEKLFNFHS; this is encoded by the coding sequence ATGAAAGAAAAAATTGTTTTAATCACTGGAGCTTCTTCGGGAATAGGTAAAGCTTCAGCCTTACTTTTTATTGATAAGGGATACTCGGTTTATGCAACAGCTCCTTCAACTATTGCAATGACCGATTTGGAAGAAAAAGGGGCAAAAATCCTTCAACTTGACGTCACTAATTCTGAAAATTGCAGGCAAGTTGTAAATCGCATCTATAAAGAATCCAAACACATTGACATTTTAGTGAATAATGCAGGATTTGGCCTTTATGGTGCAATTGAAGATGTTCCGTTGGCAGACGCCCGCGAACAATTTGAGGTTAATCTTTTTGGTCTGGCACAGTTAACTCAGATGATTCTGCCAAAAATGAGAGCAAATCGTGAAGGTAGAATCATTAATATTAGTTCCATTCTTGGCAGAATGACATTACCAATGGGCGGATGGTATCATGCCTCAAAATATGCATTGGAAGGAATTTCTGATTGCCTGCGGCAAGAAGTAAAATCATTTGGAATAAAAGTAATCTTAATTAATCCTGGTGCTATTGAATCAGATTGGGCAAATATTGCCTTATCTAAAGCCAGCAAAAACTCAAAGAATACCAATTATCGGGCTATGACTATACAACTGGAAAATCTTCTTCTAAAATCAAAGAAAATTCAAGTGAAAGCAGAAAAAGTTGCAGAGGTAATCGTGAAAGCCAGCCTTTCAAAAAATCCAAAAATCAGGTATATTGTACCAACACATGCAAAACTAATTTGTTTCCTCAGACAATTAATCAGTGAAAAAAGTTTTGATTATTTTAAGGAAAAACTATTTAATTTTCATTCTTAA
- a CDS encoding lysylphosphatidylglycerol synthase transmembrane domain-containing protein, with product MNRNQPDSQKKLLNGVRPGRIVYPILIGLAVVVYMLMNEVDGKTLSLIEFSWHSLFWLCFALIMMIIRDLGYMARLRILTDNTFSWSKAFRIIMLWEFTSAITPSAIGGTSVAILYLNKEGLKVGKSSAVVMSTSFLDELYFILMFPILILFLDINQLFMIDIQEHSIWLDSLLYFALVGYLVKTSYFIVLTYGLFWNPRGLKWLLLWIFKLPVLRKWKQGANKAGTDIIESSKELRRKPFWFWFKAFLATFCSWTARYWVVNVILLAFMLQGYNITEHIMIFARQLVMWIMMLVSPTPGGSGFSEWVFTKYLGEFLPSVGVAATMALIWRLISYYPYLLIGVFILPKWIKKHFKK from the coding sequence ATGAACAGAAACCAACCTGACAGTCAAAAAAAACTACTTAACGGAGTTCGTCCAGGTAGAATTGTATACCCAATTCTGATTGGCCTTGCCGTTGTTGTGTACATGCTGATGAATGAGGTTGATGGCAAAACTCTGTCCTTAATTGAATTTTCTTGGCATTCACTTTTTTGGCTTTGTTTTGCGTTAATCATGATGATTATTCGCGATTTAGGTTATATGGCTCGTTTGCGGATACTTACAGATAATACATTTTCATGGAGCAAGGCATTTCGTATTATTATGCTGTGGGAATTTACTTCGGCAATAACTCCTTCTGCAATAGGAGGAACATCTGTTGCAATTCTGTATCTTAACAAGGAAGGCTTAAAAGTTGGAAAAAGTTCAGCAGTAGTTATGTCTACTTCTTTTCTCGACGAGCTGTATTTTATTCTCATGTTCCCAATCCTGATCTTGTTTTTGGATATCAACCAATTATTCATGATAGATATTCAGGAACATTCTATCTGGCTGGATTCTCTTTTATATTTTGCTTTGGTTGGCTACCTGGTAAAAACAAGTTATTTTATCGTTTTAACTTATGGTTTATTCTGGAATCCAAGAGGATTAAAATGGCTGTTGCTTTGGATATTCAAACTTCCAGTTCTTAGAAAGTGGAAACAAGGAGCAAATAAAGCAGGCACCGACATAATTGAAAGTTCTAAAGAACTGAGAAGAAAACCCTTCTGGTTTTGGTTTAAAGCATTCCTGGCAACCTTTTGTTCCTGGACTGCCAGATATTGGGTGGTCAATGTAATTCTTCTTGCATTCATGCTCCAAGGGTATAACATTACAGAACATATCATGATATTCGCAAGGCAATTAGTCATGTGGATCATGATGCTTGTCAGTCCAACTCCTGGCGGAAGTGGATTTTCGGAATGGGTATTCACAAAATATTTAGGCGAATTTCTTCCATCAGTTGGAGTGGCTGCAACCATGGCCTTAATTTGGCGGCTAATTTCATACTACCCCTATCTCCTAATTGGAGTCTTTATTCTTCCAAAATGGATCAAAAAGCATTTTAAAAAATAG